A part of Longimicrobiales bacterium genomic DNA contains:
- a CDS encoding RidA family protein, translated as MSDLTYVHTDNAPAAIGPYSQAIVVEGFVFCSGQIPLDPNTGELLTGSVTEQTELVLRNLRAVLEAAGSSLDQVVKTTVFLSDMNTFGEMNDVYARHFGDHRPARAAVQAGALPKFCDVEIECIARIRVG; from the coding sequence ATGAGCGATCTCACATACGTCCACACCGATAATGCCCCTGCCGCGATTGGCCCGTATTCACAGGCAATAGTGGTAGAGGGCTTCGTGTTTTGCTCCGGGCAGATTCCCCTGGACCCGAACACCGGCGAGCTCTTGACCGGCAGTGTCACGGAGCAGACCGAGCTCGTTCTCAGGAACCTTCGCGCGGTCCTCGAAGCGGCGGGCTCTTCGCTCGACCAAGTCGTGAAGACCACGGTATTTCTCTCGGACATGAACACGTTCGGGGAGATGAATGACGTCTATGCCCGACACTTCGGCGACCATCGTCCAGCGCGGGCCGCAGTCCAGGCGGGCGCACTTCCGAAATTCTGCGACGTCGAGATTGAGTGCATCGCACGGATTCGAGTCGGCTGA
- a CDS encoding Na+/H+ antiporter subunit E — MLRAIGLGAVLFTFWLALSGHYTPLLLGFGVLSCTLVVYLSMRMDVVDSEGVPFHITGRVLIYFPWLMKEIVVANLVVAKVILDPKLPISPRMVVFYGSQETDLGRVLYANSITLTPGTITTGVEGQEFQIHALTAADLETDEEDQMDRRCSWVEGGA, encoded by the coding sequence TTGCTTCGAGCGATCGGACTAGGCGCGGTACTCTTCACATTTTGGCTGGCACTCTCGGGGCACTACACCCCGCTGCTGCTCGGCTTTGGTGTGCTCTCGTGTACCCTCGTGGTGTACCTCTCCATGCGCATGGATGTGGTCGATAGCGAGGGCGTGCCATTTCACATCACGGGACGCGTACTGATCTACTTCCCTTGGCTGATGAAGGAGATCGTGGTCGCCAACCTCGTGGTCGCGAAGGTGATTCTCGATCCGAAGCTTCCAATCAGCCCGCGAATGGTCGTCTTCTACGGGTCACAGGAGACAGACTTGGGCAGGGTGCTCTACGCGAATTCCATCACCCTGACGCCCGGCACGATCACGACCGGTGTGGAGGGGCAGGAGTTCCAGATCCACGCACTCACGGCAGCTGACCTCGAGACCGACGAGGAAGACCAGATGGACCGCCGGTGCAGCTGGGTGGAGGGGGGCGCCTGA
- a CDS encoding PfkB family carbohydrate kinase → MAELTGERAAQLLDAASQIRALVVGDLMVDRYVSGSVERVSPEAPVPVVKVESERSAIGGAGNVAANVAALGASCTAVGCLGDDAAGITLRAGLEKLGVGTEGLVITPTRPTTVKTRVMAQHQQIVRFDYEDDSDVDDTVEAELRAKIVSLAASADVLIMEDYNKGVLVPGVIEAALAASSRHGLPSIVDPKRRNFFGFGGVTVFKPNAKELEDALGDFICPDDADWMEATRVRLGCEVLLLTLGERGVVVQGGGGGHFRVPAVARSVYDVSGAGDTVTAVVASVLAAGGSAVEAAILANHAAAIGIGRSGVTPVTRADILDHVTQSI, encoded by the coding sequence GTGGCCGAACTGACGGGAGAGCGCGCGGCGCAGCTTCTCGATGCCGCTTCCCAGATTCGGGCTCTCGTCGTGGGCGACCTCATGGTCGACCGGTATGTCAGCGGCTCTGTGGAGAGAGTGTCGCCAGAAGCACCCGTGCCAGTGGTCAAAGTAGAGTCTGAGCGATCGGCGATCGGTGGAGCGGGGAACGTCGCCGCGAACGTGGCTGCGCTCGGAGCGTCGTGCACCGCGGTCGGATGTCTCGGTGACGACGCTGCGGGGATCACGCTTCGGGCCGGCCTCGAAAAGCTCGGCGTAGGTACCGAAGGGCTCGTTATTACTCCCACGCGCCCAACGACCGTGAAGACCCGTGTCATGGCGCAGCACCAGCAGATTGTCCGTTTCGACTACGAAGATGACTCGGACGTCGACGATACCGTCGAAGCTGAACTCCGGGCGAAGATCGTTTCGCTGGCCGCGTCGGCTGACGTGTTGATCATGGAAGACTACAACAAAGGTGTCCTTGTCCCGGGTGTCATCGAGGCGGCCTTGGCGGCGTCCTCGCGGCACGGCTTGCCGTCGATCGTTGACCCGAAGCGCAGAAACTTCTTCGGCTTTGGGGGCGTTACCGTTTTCAAGCCCAATGCCAAGGAACTAGAGGACGCCTTGGGGGACTTCATCTGCCCCGACGACGCGGACTGGATGGAAGCGACTCGCGTTCGTCTCGGTTGCGAGGTTCTGCTTCTGACACTGGGAGAAAGAGGTGTTGTCGTGCAGGGCGGGGGTGGTGGGCATTTCCGCGTCCCAGCCGTGGCCCGTTCCGTCTACGATGTCTCCGGTGCCGGGGATACCGTGACCGCCGTAGTGGCTTCGGTGCTTGCGGCGGGTGGCAGCGCTGTAGAGGCTGCGATCCTTGCCAATCATGCGGCCGCGATCGGGATCGGTCGGTCGGGTGTGACACCAGTGACCCGAGCCGACATCCTCGACCACGTTACTCAATCTATCTGA
- a CDS encoding TlpA disulfide reductase family protein — MQMRKIVIGAVVAVMVAGCVPPDNAGPPQIGQPAREYAATTLAGEEVTLESLRGEAVLLNLWATWCTPCRMETPYLQDIYEEHKAEGFEIVGISMDTGDAAGDVAMFVEEYGVTYTILHDPQMMGMELYQVLGLPATFLIDREGVLRWMRYGPIPEGDPDFLEALGDVLS, encoded by the coding sequence ATGCAAATGCGGAAGATCGTGATCGGTGCGGTCGTGGCCGTGATGGTGGCGGGCTGTGTCCCGCCGGACAACGCTGGCCCTCCGCAGATTGGACAGCCCGCTCGAGAATATGCGGCGACCACGCTGGCGGGAGAGGAGGTCACGCTCGAATCCCTGCGTGGTGAGGCGGTGCTCCTCAACTTGTGGGCGACGTGGTGCACCCCTTGTCGTATGGAGACGCCCTACCTCCAGGACATCTACGAGGAGCACAAGGCCGAGGGCTTCGAAATTGTCGGAATCTCTATGGATACCGGCGACGCGGCAGGCGACGTCGCGATGTTCGTTGAGGAGTACGGAGTCACGTACACGATTCTGCACGATCCGCAGATGATGGGAATGGAGCTCTATCAGGTACTGGGACTCCCGGCCACGTTCCTGATCGACCGGGAGGGCGTCCTGCGCTGGATGCGCTATGGGCCGATTCCGGAGGGCGATCCAGACTTCCTCGAGGCACTCGGGGACGTGCTGTCTTGA
- a CDS encoding sialidase family protein yields the protein MSRHSLSFIAAAALVLGCSQDSAEDFTVTATPEVSPAGTSSGEPFLSSTDGVVYMSWLEKTEPGHDLRFSRFDGASWDEPMTVASSDRFFVNWADFPSIRPGPDGTLWAHWLQRGAAGGYDYGVRIAHSTDQGRTWSEPWTPHDDTSATEHGFVSATADGDHIGFVWLDGRKYADLPDGTPGSKEMTVRYRTVSSDGTPGPEMLIDGRVCDCCQTATGMTSVGPVVAYRNRTEAEIRDIYVARMVDGTWLEGAPVHDDGWEIAGCPVNGPALTASGEEVAVAWFTGAGDVPRTNLAFSKDGGASFGAPIVIDDGSPVGRVDLLQAGDGSVIVVWLEGTGGEGAEVRLRRVTPDGDVTESVAVTTTSAERPSGFPRLAQTGDGALLLAWTDVSGGEPQVRVTKLQLGR from the coding sequence ATGAGTAGACACTCGCTTTCTTTCATCGCCGCTGCGGCACTCGTATTGGGTTGTAGTCAGGATTCGGCTGAGGACTTCACTGTCACCGCCACGCCGGAGGTCTCTCCCGCTGGCACTTCGAGCGGGGAGCCTTTCCTCTCGTCGACCGATGGCGTTGTCTACATGAGCTGGCTCGAAAAGACCGAGCCTGGACATGATCTGAGGTTCTCTCGCTTCGACGGGGCCAGCTGGGACGAACCGATGACTGTCGCCAGCAGCGATCGATTCTTCGTTAACTGGGCTGACTTCCCTTCGATCCGCCCCGGGCCGGATGGGACCCTGTGGGCCCATTGGCTCCAGCGCGGTGCTGCGGGTGGATACGACTACGGTGTGCGCATCGCGCATTCCACGGACCAGGGACGTACCTGGTCCGAACCGTGGACCCCGCACGATGACACCTCCGCTACCGAACACGGTTTCGTGTCTGCCACCGCAGACGGTGATCACATCGGTTTTGTCTGGCTCGACGGTCGCAAGTACGCTGACCTTCCGGACGGGACACCTGGCAGCAAGGAAATGACGGTCAGATACCGTACGGTATCTTCCGATGGAACGCCCGGGCCGGAAATGCTCATCGACGGCCGAGTGTGCGATTGCTGCCAGACTGCAACCGGCATGACCTCAGTAGGGCCGGTCGTCGCCTATCGCAATCGCACCGAGGCTGAGATCCGCGACATCTACGTGGCGCGCATGGTCGACGGAACGTGGCTGGAGGGTGCTCCAGTTCATGATGACGGGTGGGAGATCGCGGGCTGCCCGGTGAACGGGCCGGCGCTAACCGCGTCGGGTGAAGAGGTCGCCGTAGCCTGGTTCACGGGGGCCGGTGACGTCCCGAGAACCAACCTAGCATTTTCAAAAGACGGCGGCGCCAGCTTCGGCGCACCGATCGTGATCGACGATGGCAGCCCGGTGGGTCGAGTGGATCTTCTACAGGCAGGAGACGGTTCTGTGATCGTCGTCTGGCTTGAGGGCACGGGAGGAGAAGGGGCCGAAGTGCGGCTCCGGCGAGTGACGCCCGACGGCGATGTCACCGAGAGCGTGGCCGTGACTACGACGTCCGCAGAGCGGCCGAGTGGATTCCCGCGATTGGCCCAGACCGGAGACGGCGCCCTGCTGCTCGCTTGGACGGATGTGTCAGGTGGAGAGCCGCAGGTGCGTGTGACGAAACTTCAGTTGGGGAGATGA
- a CDS encoding DUF5683 domain-containing protein: protein MKSKLRRAIRCNAVFSGALASALSLTVYGPAVTPIAAQERPVVVSMAQVDLPPPLSISPGGAFRRTLILPGWGHAAIGSYTRGGFYFGIQTATVFTLLRTRVRIGESQDRVGFRETVLRAQYTSQGVTNPEEVQGRLDADEGLSDLVRLLDSRKGQQEDLIAFGLFMLLISGADAYVSAHLARFPEPLDLGIEPSPLGGVDLGFKISIPN from the coding sequence GTGAAGAGCAAACTTCGTCGAGCCATCAGATGCAATGCGGTCTTTTCTGGCGCCCTCGCTTCCGCCCTCAGCTTGACGGTGTACGGACCCGCAGTGACCCCGATCGCAGCTCAGGAGCGTCCTGTGGTCGTATCCATGGCCCAGGTGGATCTTCCCCCGCCTCTGTCGATCTCACCCGGAGGAGCCTTCCGGCGCACATTGATACTCCCAGGGTGGGGCCACGCGGCGATCGGGTCCTACACGCGGGGCGGATTCTACTTTGGCATACAGACCGCCACCGTCTTCACGCTCCTCCGCACCCGCGTACGCATCGGCGAGTCTCAGGACCGCGTTGGCTTTCGAGAGACGGTGCTTCGAGCCCAGTACACTTCGCAAGGCGTGACAAACCCCGAAGAGGTTCAGGGTCGGCTCGACGCCGATGAGGGCCTCTCCGACCTCGTGCGATTGCTGGACTCCCGGAAGGGCCAGCAGGAGGATCTGATCGCGTTCGGGCTGTTCATGCTCCTTATCAGCGGTGCAGATGCATACGTATCAGCGCATCTCGCGCGCTTTCCCGAGCCGCTCGACTTGGGCATCGAGCCGTCGCCTTTGGGGGGCGTGGACCTCGGGTTCAAGATCTCGATCCCGAACTGA
- a CDS encoding alanine racemase, producing MIDVSTVETPAGVVDLDRARANAEQVTAYATQHGLSWRPHVKTHKSLTVAQIQLDAGAQGLTVATLREAEVMSSLTNDILLAYPQVGPAKLERMTRLPESVDLKVAVDSPEVLQPLAAAAAAAGRTVGILVEQDVGMGRVGLRAADQVAILARLAAETAGVDFRGVMFYPGHIRMQEADQDAGLIDISGRISRTLEALESEGLSPQIVSGGSTPTVWRSHEMKGLTEIRSGSCIYYDREGLDLGVAGIEDIAYTVLATVVSTAVPGHAVVDAGSKALAKESRGGGGGYGILLDRPDVTVVGVSEEHGVLDLGGSDWVPTIGERVSIVPNHVCVSVNLQDQLIARTSEGFHLMQLEGRGRGAWPN from the coding sequence TTGATCGATGTTTCTACAGTCGAGACGCCGGCAGGCGTCGTCGACCTCGATCGAGCGAGAGCGAACGCAGAGCAGGTAACGGCCTATGCAACGCAGCATGGGCTTTCGTGGCGCCCACACGTCAAGACGCACAAGTCGCTGACGGTCGCGCAGATTCAGCTCGACGCAGGCGCGCAGGGTCTGACGGTTGCAACACTCCGTGAGGCGGAAGTGATGTCGTCGCTCACAAACGACATCCTGCTCGCCTACCCCCAGGTGGGGCCAGCCAAGCTGGAGCGGATGACGAGGCTCCCGGAATCCGTAGACCTCAAGGTTGCGGTTGACTCGCCTGAGGTGTTGCAGCCGCTTGCTGCTGCAGCCGCTGCTGCGGGACGTACAGTCGGCATCCTTGTTGAGCAGGACGTCGGCATGGGTCGGGTCGGGCTCCGGGCAGCGGACCAGGTTGCCATCCTCGCACGACTCGCGGCCGAAACGGCGGGAGTCGACTTCCGGGGCGTGATGTTCTACCCCGGCCATATCCGCATGCAGGAGGCCGATCAGGACGCCGGCCTGATCGACATATCGGGCAGGATCTCCAGAACACTCGAGGCGCTCGAGTCAGAGGGCTTGTCTCCGCAAATCGTGTCTGGAGGCTCGACACCCACAGTATGGCGCAGTCACGAGATGAAGGGTCTCACTGAGATCCGCTCGGGGTCCTGCATCTACTATGATCGCGAGGGACTGGATCTCGGCGTAGCCGGCATCGAGGACATCGCTTATACCGTGCTGGCAACGGTGGTCTCCACCGCCGTGCCCGGGCATGCCGTTGTCGACGCGGGCTCCAAGGCGTTGGCCAAGGAGTCACGGGGCGGTGGAGGTGGGTACGGAATCCTCCTCGACCGACCTGATGTCACTGTTGTGGGTGTATCCGAAGAGCACGGGGTGTTGGACCTCGGCGGGTCCGACTGGGTCCCGACTATCGGAGAGAGGGTGAGCATCGTTCCCAATCACGTGTGCGTGTCGGTGAACCTGCAGGACCAGCTGATCGCTCGGACCTCGGAAGGCTTCCACCTGATGCAACTCGAGGGTCGGGGGCGAGGGGCGTGGCCGAACTGA
- a CDS encoding LptE family protein — MRITVRSGAALLAAILTTGCNYSFVAGSFPPPHVRTIAIEPFENETARFELTGELYDQLLQNLPGALGIRTAGADIADAIVRGSITRYEVVAPNYRAGEPGQAARVLQRQVNVTVSVQIIDLVENVILWESANVTALGEFPEGAPEEGGREKAIELLVQKIVDGAQSNW, encoded by the coding sequence ATGCGAATCACTGTGCGGTCCGGGGCGGCCTTGCTGGCTGCGATCCTCACGACGGGGTGTAACTACTCCTTCGTCGCGGGTTCATTTCCGCCACCGCACGTTCGGACGATCGCGATCGAGCCCTTCGAGAACGAGACCGCACGCTTTGAACTCACCGGTGAGCTCTACGACCAGCTCCTTCAGAACCTCCCCGGGGCACTCGGCATCCGAACTGCGGGTGCCGATATCGCCGACGCTATCGTACGCGGATCAATTACGAGGTACGAGGTTGTCGCTCCGAACTATCGGGCAGGAGAGCCTGGTCAGGCCGCCCGCGTACTCCAGCGGCAGGTCAACGTGACCGTCAGTGTCCAGATCATCGATCTGGTGGAGAACGTCATTCTCTGGGAGTCGGCGAATGTGACTGCGCTTGGCGAATTCCCCGAAGGCGCGCCGGAAGAAGGGGGTCGAGAAAAGGCGATCGAACTTCTTGTTCAGAAGATTGTAGACGGGGCTCAATCCAACTGGTAG
- a CDS encoding SusC/RagA family TonB-linked outer membrane protein — MTSPTSVRLKSGLLRGGLVLALAGMLGWAPAPVTAQETGTLVGTVRDAASQRPLEAVQVYIGGTGIGALTNAAGRFLLLNVPAGELELISEIVGYRSGSQTVTVGAGQSVVADFGMQQTAISLNEIVVTGAGVATEKRRLGNTVASIDAASLENAPIANFSQMIAGREPGVVALPSSGSTGEGAAIRIRGSSSLSQLNEPIIYVDGIRVDRSVVSLAGTGNPSRLDDIPPESIERVEILKGAAAATLYGTEASNGVIQIFTKRGRSGAPRFTAQADWTDLRTPTNRIESTYDYIGRDCASAGCASAADVTKMNEYRARMQNRFGVSPGDFEDFEGAPVTDWLGAGFGQVYSASVSGGSDLFQYFVSGRITDEDGVVDAASAFPEVEGLNFAQDKNRRVGFTSNMTVVPSSKLRISVSTLYSDMEQHTPENGNSVVGFFSSMLMSQPRRATTMDGGNYYGAPAFGTTREFSYRLNEASSNHFAGSTTIGYTPTESFRLDGTFGADFTSDDRRFFEPYGYDVDDFTNYSKQGSRRVNEDRSREITADLKGSHNTFITDNIENTLLFGTQGFMRQRQSAGGSGNTFPGPGLETLSALANQSASESWTRVTQLGGYVQDQVGINDWVFLTLGVRWDANSAFGEDFATARYPKASISVIPSQGLGWENDTFSTFRVRAAIGKSGLQPDAFAKFTTYQPRPSSNGPGVGPANLGNNALRPEVSTEWEVGAELGLFQDRWSLDATYWDRTVTDAMVSRQFSVTGGFTQEQLVNIGELVGSGVELSLQGALIQREGLTVNVFANTAYLKENITSLGGAPPLKTGGSYPRYRNYLLEGYAPGSFFGAKIADIDIPLNLDGSCTPLDRATAETYFANPVKPSTYKPLAVGNSDFDTPNGGYSSNNCGSGLLETLLGKPTPDFAGSAGFNMSFASNFELRAQFDYKWGGQNQDLSGMFRKANAVIGRNTPRAAELGAIMQSPTSSAGQRLDAAIAWAREIEGLSPMSGLNGIFDTNMIRFRELSLSYRIPSDIVDGWGLSTATINIGARNLAMWLPGSDYTGMDPETNVNGRCNGGLNCNFLQSTEGWALPIPRSFTLSTRFTF; from the coding sequence ATGACGTCACCAACGTCAGTACGTCTTAAGTCCGGGTTATTGCGCGGAGGCCTCGTTTTGGCCCTCGCGGGTATGCTCGGATGGGCACCCGCACCGGTTACGGCCCAGGAAACGGGTACGTTAGTCGGTACGGTCAGGGATGCTGCTTCGCAGCGTCCCTTGGAGGCGGTCCAGGTGTACATCGGCGGTACCGGTATCGGTGCCCTGACAAATGCCGCAGGTCGCTTCCTTCTCCTCAATGTTCCGGCAGGCGAGCTCGAGCTCATTTCCGAGATCGTTGGGTATCGCTCCGGTTCGCAGACCGTCACGGTCGGCGCCGGTCAGTCCGTTGTAGCTGACTTCGGCATGCAGCAGACGGCTATCAGCCTGAACGAGATCGTCGTGACGGGTGCAGGTGTTGCGACAGAGAAGAGGCGGCTCGGTAACACCGTCGCCTCGATCGATGCCGCTTCTCTCGAAAATGCACCGATCGCTAACTTCAGTCAGATGATCGCAGGTCGTGAGCCCGGTGTTGTCGCACTGCCTTCCTCCGGTTCGACCGGTGAGGGTGCTGCGATCCGCATTCGTGGTTCTTCGAGCCTTTCACAGCTCAACGAGCCGATCATCTACGTCGACGGAATCCGGGTCGACCGTTCCGTGGTCTCCCTGGCTGGTACGGGTAACCCCAGCCGCCTCGATGACATCCCGCCCGAGTCGATCGAGCGCGTCGAGATCCTCAAGGGTGCTGCAGCGGCAACGTTGTACGGTACCGAGGCATCCAACGGCGTGATCCAGATCTTCACGAAGCGGGGTCGCTCTGGTGCGCCTCGGTTCACAGCGCAGGCGGACTGGACTGATCTCCGTACGCCGACCAACCGGATCGAATCGACGTACGACTACATCGGTCGCGACTGCGCGTCCGCTGGCTGCGCGAGTGCTGCAGACGTGACGAAGATGAACGAGTACCGGGCGCGGATGCAGAATCGCTTTGGCGTTAGCCCGGGTGATTTTGAGGATTTCGAAGGAGCGCCAGTTACTGACTGGCTCGGCGCCGGCTTCGGGCAGGTCTACTCGGCCTCCGTCTCCGGTGGTTCGGATCTGTTCCAGTACTTCGTCTCGGGTCGTATCACGGACGAAGATGGCGTTGTCGATGCGGCTAGCGCATTCCCAGAAGTCGAGGGACTCAACTTCGCACAGGATAAGAACCGTCGCGTCGGCTTCACTTCGAACATGACGGTTGTTCCCAGTTCGAAACTCCGTATCAGCGTGAGCACGCTTTACTCTGATATGGAACAGCACACGCCGGAGAATGGAAACAGCGTGGTCGGATTCTTCAGCTCGATGCTGATGAGCCAGCCACGGCGTGCTACGACGATGGACGGCGGCAACTACTACGGCGCCCCGGCATTCGGGACGACCCGTGAGTTTTCGTATCGTTTGAACGAAGCGTCTTCCAATCACTTCGCTGGAAGCACGACGATCGGCTACACGCCGACCGAGAGTTTCCGTCTCGACGGGACGTTCGGCGCTGATTTCACCTCCGACGATCGTCGGTTCTTCGAGCCGTACGGCTATGACGTTGATGACTTCACCAACTACTCCAAGCAGGGAAGTCGCCGGGTCAACGAAGACCGGAGCCGTGAAATCACGGCGGACCTGAAGGGTTCACACAACACCTTCATTACCGATAACATCGAGAACACGCTGCTTTTCGGTACTCAGGGTTTCATGCGCCAGCGGCAGTCCGCCGGTGGTAGCGGAAACACCTTCCCCGGTCCTGGTCTTGAGACGCTCTCCGCGCTCGCGAACCAGAGCGCTTCCGAGTCTTGGACGCGTGTTACACAGCTGGGTGGATACGTACAGGATCAGGTCGGGATCAACGACTGGGTCTTCCTGACCCTCGGTGTTCGCTGGGACGCCAACTCGGCGTTCGGTGAAGACTTTGCGACGGCTCGCTATCCCAAGGCGTCGATTTCCGTGATTCCAAGCCAGGGGCTCGGTTGGGAGAACGACACGTTCTCGACCTTCCGGGTCCGGGCAGCGATCGGTAAGTCCGGTCTCCAGCCGGATGCGTTCGCGAAGTTCACGACGTACCAGCCGCGACCGTCCTCCAACGGTCCGGGCGTTGGGCCGGCTAACCTCGGTAACAACGCACTGAGACCAGAGGTTTCGACGGAGTGGGAGGTCGGCGCAGAGCTCGGCCTGTTCCAGGACCGTTGGTCGCTCGACGCGACGTACTGGGACCGTACCGTGACGGATGCGATGGTTTCGCGTCAGTTCTCGGTCACGGGTGGATTCACGCAGGAGCAGCTCGTCAACATCGGTGAGCTCGTCGGGTCCGGCGTGGAACTCAGCCTTCAGGGTGCCCTCATCCAGCGGGAAGGCCTAACCGTAAACGTTTTCGCTAATACGGCTTACCTCAAGGAGAACATCACCAGTTTGGGTGGCGCTCCGCCGCTCAAGACGGGTGGCTCCTACCCGCGCTACCGGAACTACCTCCTTGAGGGGTATGCTCCGGGTTCGTTCTTCGGCGCAAAGATTGCCGATATCGACATTCCGTTGAACCTCGACGGAAGTTGCACGCCGCTGGACCGGGCGACTGCAGAGACTTACTTCGCCAACCCGGTGAAGCCGAGCACGTACAAGCCTCTCGCGGTCGGCAACTCCGATTTCGACACGCCGAACGGCGGGTATTCTTCGAACAACTGCGGTAGCGGTCTCCTCGAGACGCTGCTGGGCAAGCCGACCCCGGATTTCGCTGGTTCCGCCGGCTTCAACATGTCGTTCGCTAGCAACTTCGAGCTGCGGGCACAATTCGACTACAAGTGGGGCGGTCAGAACCAGGACCTGTCCGGCATGTTCCGGAAAGCCAACGCGGTTATCGGTCGTAACACGCCGCGTGCGGCGGAGCTGGGCGCCATCATGCAAAGCCCAACCTCGTCGGCTGGTCAGCGTCTAGACGCTGCCATCGCGTGGGCACGTGAGATTGAGGGACTGTCTCCGATGTCTGGCCTCAACGGCATCTTCGACACCAATATGATCCGGTTCCGGGAGCTCTCGCTCTCGTACCGGATTCCTTCCGACATCGTAGATGGTTGGGGTCTGTCGACCGCAACGATCAACATCGGTGCGCGGAACCTGGCGATGTGGTTGCCGGGCAGTGATTACACTGGGATGGACCCTGAGACCAACGTCAACGGCCGCTGCAATGGCGGACTGAACTGCAACTTCCTGCAGTCAACCGAAGGTTGGGCTCTCCCCATTCCACGTTCCTTTACGCTTTCCACGCGTTTCACCTTCTAA
- a CDS encoding UDP-2,3-diacylglucosamine diphosphatase, with protein sequence MPESKPVLLASDIHSGAAPPAHQRAFLDWLDYAAVEASAIVINGDLFDFWFEYRTGTTGGHGDLLSKLKEIVDAGVPLTLVGGNHDWWGGRYLTEEIGVEFLHEPSRRSIAGHRTFLTHGDGLGAGDIRYRVLKSVLRARATRLAFGMLPVTVGDRIASGVSKTEDRWDQWGGRQELRSAALEAWAVDLFSREPELGLILLGHTHLPLVREVAPGRWYVNSGDWVFHQSYVTLQEGAAPLLLDWRERS encoded by the coding sequence GTGCCTGAATCCAAGCCCGTCCTTCTGGCCTCGGATATCCATTCCGGGGCAGCTCCACCCGCCCACCAGCGAGCGTTTCTCGACTGGCTGGACTACGCAGCGGTTGAAGCGTCGGCCATTGTCATTAACGGCGACCTGTTCGACTTCTGGTTCGAGTACAGAACCGGCACCACGGGTGGACACGGCGACCTGCTGTCCAAGCTGAAGGAGATCGTTGACGCCGGAGTCCCTCTGACCCTAGTCGGAGGAAACCACGACTGGTGGGGCGGCCGGTATCTGACCGAAGAGATCGGAGTTGAGTTCCTTCACGAACCGTCCAGACGGTCGATCGCAGGGCATCGGACGTTTCTCACTCACGGCGACGGCCTCGGAGCCGGAGATATCCGCTATCGCGTTCTGAAAAGTGTACTACGGGCCCGTGCCACGCGGCTCGCATTCGGAATGCTCCCCGTCACCGTCGGCGATCGCATCGCGTCAGGGGTGTCGAAAACGGAAGATCGTTGGGACCAGTGGGGCGGCCGACAAGAGCTCCGGTCCGCTGCGCTCGAGGCCTGGGCCGTGGACCTGTTCTCTAGGGAACCGGAACTCGGACTCATTCTCCTGGGTCACACCCATCTTCCGCTGGTCCGCGAGGTTGCTCCGGGCCGATGGTACGTGAATTCAGGAGACTGGGTGTTCCATCAGAGCTACGTGACACTTCAGGAAGGGGCGGCGCCCCTCCTGCTCGATTGGAGAGAGCGCTCGTGA